The Hemibagrus wyckioides isolate EC202008001 linkage group LG25, SWU_Hwy_1.0, whole genome shotgun sequence genome has a segment encoding these proteins:
- the rd3 gene encoding protein RD3: MAMSWFGWSEPQYRSARREPAEVVTDTLMLELSWQMKEAERLQRERDNEYRRLRTGVDYSWLVSAPRVSYDISHGERLALEDLCSKVHPPYCGAVILRFRQVLTENEPEVQEVSGLFRAVLLETLERIQEEKEAQRLARQWNNKRSISLSMLTFKSRMRINPFGSSVALTSSSSGLEEVHTISQDVEKGLGHTADKRVFSMPDFRHKGINGHV; this comes from the exons ATGGCCATGTCGTGGTTCGGCTGGAGCGAGCCCCAGTACCGGAGCGCACGGCGCGAGCCGGCTGAGGTGGTGACGGACACGCTGATGCTCGAACTCAGCTGGCAGATGAAAGAGGCGGAGAGACTGCAGCGCGAGCGCGATAACGAGTACCGGCGACTGCGCACCGGAGTGGACTACAGCTGGCTGGTGAGCGCGCCGCGCGTGTCCTACGACATCAGCCACGGAGAGAGACTGGCGCTCGAAGACCTGTGCAGCAAAGTCCATCCGCCCTACTGCGGAGCCGTGATCCTCCG ATTTCGTCAGGTTCTGACAGAGAACGAGCCAGAGGTGCAAGAGGTTTCTGGTCTTTTCCGCGCTGTTCTTCTTGAGACACTGGAGCGCATtcaggaggagaaggaggcaCAGCGCTTGGCTCGACAGTGGAACAACAAGCGCTCCATCAGTCTGTCCATGCTTACATTTAAATCCAGAATGAGAATAAATCCATTTGGCAGCTCTGTTGCTCTCACCTCTAGCAGTTCTGGATTAGAGGAAGTCCACACCATATCTCAGGATGTTGAAAAAGGACTTGGACACACAGCTGATAAACGTGTGTTTAGCATGCCTGATTTCAGACACAAAGGCATTAATGGCCATGTGTGA
- the si:ch211-22i13.2 gene encoding RNA-binding protein with serine-rich domain 1-B gives MSGNIDFTERSRSSTDTKERKRSSSRGRDEKKRKRSRSRSSSVSSSSSSTSSSSSSSSSSRSSSSSSSSRSRSSSSSSDSYRKKRKVSKKRKKEKPGKKKRKKDKARKRKKDKKHKGDEDSSGPVQISKYLKEKKRSGKYSMISGKKIKMKVKKSKKDKQRDKNRAELLEFLNSTC, from the exons ATG TCTGGAAACATAGATTTCACGGAGAGAAGCAGGTCAAGCACAGACACAAAGGAGAGGAAACGATCGAGCAGCAGAG GACGAGACGAAAAGAAGCGAAAACGCAGCCGAAGCAGATCCTCCTCTGTCagttcatcttcctcctcaacatcctcctcctcttcgtcGTCATCTTCATCTCGCTCCTCTTCTAGCAGTAGCTCTTCACGCAGCAGGAGCAGCTCCAGTAGCAGTG ATTCTTACAGAAAGAAACGAAAAGTttcaaagaaaaggaagaaggagaAGCCTGGCAAAAAG aaGCGGAAAAAAGACAAAGCACGCAAGCGAAAGAAGGACAAGAAACATAAAGGAGATGAAGATTCCTCTGGTCCTGTTCAGATTTCAAAG TACCTGAAGGAGAAGAAGCGGAGTGGCAAGTACAGCATGATCTCAGGGAAGAAGATCAAAATGAAGGTGAAGAAATCAAAGAAGGACAAACAA AGAGACAAGAACCGCGCTGAGCTTTTGGAGTTTCTGAACTCAACTTGCTAA